Proteins encoded together in one Halomarina salina window:
- a CDS encoding gamma carbonic anhydrase family protein, which yields MTIRTFDGTEPTVHESARVDPAATVIGDVTIEAEASIWPNAVLRGDSGHIHVHDSANVQDGAVVHEGATVGPSVTVGHNAIVHACTVEESALVGMGAVVLDDSTVGERALVAAGSVVTEGTDVPPETLVAGTPASVVKEVPESPWTAAADHYVELAKRYEETSEVVE from the coding sequence ATGACGATTCGCACGTTCGACGGGACCGAACCGACCGTCCACGAGAGCGCCCGCGTCGACCCCGCAGCCACCGTCATCGGGGACGTGACCATCGAGGCCGAGGCGAGCATCTGGCCCAACGCGGTGTTGCGCGGCGACTCGGGCCACATCCACGTCCACGACAGTGCGAACGTTCAGGACGGTGCGGTCGTCCACGAGGGCGCGACCGTCGGCCCGTCGGTGACGGTCGGCCACAACGCCATCGTCCACGCCTGCACCGTCGAGGAGAGCGCGCTGGTCGGCATGGGCGCTGTCGTCCTCGACGACTCGACCGTCGGCGAACGTGCGCTCGTCGCCGCGGGGAGCGTCGTCACCGAGGGGACAGACGTCCCCCCGGAGACGCTCGTCGCCGGGACGCCCGCCAGCGTCGTGAAGGAGGTCCCCGAGTCGCCGTGGACGGCCGCCGCGGACCACTACGTCGAACTGGCGAAGCGCTACGAGGAGACGAGCGAGGTCGTGGAGTAG